The following nucleotide sequence is from Solanum dulcamara chromosome 7, daSolDulc1.2, whole genome shotgun sequence.
attgactatatgattgaccttaaaaaaaaaatggagatgaggggtagaaaatggtgatctaatgacatgtattggtggaattgatatgttatgattgtggatttattttggacatgtgaaatgactatgttgatgtgagataggaaaaaattatggttgttgtcatattattatcatgaattatatgaacatgaattgattgcattggttttgacatattgtgttgagattgaaaatgatatgaaacaaaaggggtcgggccacacgctccgtggcaggtattatgaaacaaaggggtcgggccacacgctccgtggcaggtattatgaaataaaggggtcgggccacacgctccgtggcaagatatatgtattgaggggacgggccacacgctccgtggcaggttacatggacagaaatgtcccccatgggttccggactgtgattcagcggatgtgtaccgataggacagacatgcatcatttcattgcactgcattgcacctttttgatatttgtgactttgtgtttaccccaatattgctctgtgtgctgaacttgacttggtatgattcattgacgagactattgatgagtatttgtggactgtattactgtcgttattgtacaagtgtagagttgggctgattttatgcaggttgtagttaaggaggtttggttgggagtacaggagtacttgtatctattaagctttgcttagttttagctatccacttgctgagtaccgtgttgtttggtactcaccccttgcttccacacttgtgtaggttgtgagcccagacctgcttgatcttctagcattttctactacatccgaggctatcattccgagtgtcgaggtagctgttacattcatctagcggacacctcttgctcttttcttatgttttagtcctattctagagacaaagacattgtgactgtatttcttttcgtacttcgataataaattagtggcttgtacacgtgacaaccaatcttgggggaagtttgagtttgttttacttattttaGGTTAAGTTAATTTGgatttatctcaattacttccgcatttactttccgttggttattaggctgacttatctcggtgggttgagatgagtgccatcacacccggattcgggtcgtgacaaagatggtatcagagccccaggttcataggtctcacgtgtatacaagccaagtttaagtagagtcttgcagatcggtacggagacgtctgtacttatcttcgagaggctatgagaacttttaggaaattttccctttgttctttcactttgtatcgtGCGTGTTGTGTTGGTACTGAATTTTTGCGTGTCCCTTCTAACAGATGGCCAGGACCAGAATTACGACTAGAGGTAGAGGAAGGGAGGCACTTCCTGAGGGTGATGTTGggaccccaactaggggtaggGATAGAGGCCGGACTAGAGGTCGTGGTCGGGGTATGGCGACAGGCAGAGGTCGTGCCCGAGGGGCGGCGCCAGCTAGAGGTCGTGCTAGAGAGGCTTCTCTCGAGCCACAAATTGATGGTAGAGAGGGACAGGTCCCTCAAGAGTCTGCTACTGCACCATTGCTTCAGGCCACTTTGATACGAGTATTGAATGCgctcgaaggatttaatcagagtGTGAGGGTGAATGGTACACCTGAGGGTTCTCAGACTAGAGCAGGAGCTCGGACCCCACGGCAGCATCAGATTCCAATTGTTCAGGGTCCGGTGGATCAGCCACCTGCGGGCCCTAGAGCGGATGAGGATGGAGTACAGGTAGGAGGAGCCCAGGTTGCACCTGTGCTTATATTGACTGACGACGAGCAACGCCGATATGAGAGGTTCCGAAAAATGGACCCCCCACAGTTTCAGGGTGGGAAGACTGAGGATGCACACGAGTTCTTAACCATGTGTCGAGAGTTGTTGGAGGCAGTAGGGTTAGCTGAGACTCATGGAGTCCGTTATACTACACTACAGTTACGTGGACCagccagagagtggtggagagtgtatacgagttccaggccagttgggtcaccccagatgacttgggatgagtttgctagtgccttttatgaccgTTTCGTCCCCTGGAGTGTGAAGGAAGAGAGCCGATTacggtttgagaatttgaggcagGAGGGACTTACAGTTGCTGAATATGAGACTCGTTTCTACCAGCTGTCCAGACATGCCGTGGCTGTCCTTCCTGATGAGACAGAGCGGATTCGCAGATTTGTGCGAGGACTGAACTATACTATTCGTACAGCAGTTTTTCGACCGGCCCGTGAGGGCGCTTCTTTCCAGTCCATTGTGGGTGCTGCCAAGGAGGcggagttgatggagagagaggagttcggggaccccaagagggcccgtGCTTCTGGTCAGTTTTCGGGTACCTCATTTGGAGGTAAAGGGTCCTATAGAGGAGGTGGTTCCTTTCAGCGTAGAGGGCCAGTTCATGCATCTATGCCAGCTTCTGAGGATGGTCAGACACCTCGTGGGTCATATAGTACAGGTCAGAGTTACCAGGGGTCGCAACAGAGGCAGATGAGTCGGGGTAGTTATACAAGTTCTGCAGGTTCATCGCAGAGGTTTTCGCATGGGAAAGTATGTTATACTTGTGGTGATCCAGATCATCTTTCATGGCAGTGTACATCTCAGGGTCGAGGAGGAACCCAGCCTAGTTCTTCAGTTTTAGTTAGAGGATCAGCACCGCCGGtcagaggtcgaggtagagcccAGGCTAGTAGAGGTGGTCGCACTCCTGGTAGGGGTGCTAGTGGTGCTATAGTCCCTCAGggaggaggtagaggtgttgggCAGGTCGGAGGTGGTAGGGGAgctcagtgttatgcttttccagggagacccgaggctgaggcttcTGACGCCGTTATCACAGGTATTGTCCCAGTCTGTcatcgacctgcatctgtattatttgatcccggatctacattttcctatgtgtctgcctattttgcatctaactttgatttgacatgtgatcGTATGTCCGTGCccgttcatgtttctacacccgtgggtgaacccttagtggtggatcaagtatatcgatcctgtcttgtttccttggccgggtatgatacttgggtagatatgattattctggggatggtagattttgatgtgatattgggtatggattggctttctccccatcatgctattctcgattgttatgcaaaaactgttaccttagcgatacctggtgccccgcggattgagtggaagggtactagtggctcctatcccggtaaggttatctcatatattcgtgctcagaggttgattgatagagggtgtatgtcttatttggcctttattcgggataccagtattgagtcacctcctatagaTACTGTtccagtggttaaggagttttctgatgtatttcctactaatcttcctggtattcctccggatagggatattgactttgctattgacttagagcctggcactaaacccatttctattcctcca
It contains:
- the LOC129895689 gene encoding uncharacterized protein LOC129895689, which gives rise to MTWDEFASAFYDRFVPWSVKEESRLRFENLRQEGLTVAEYETRFYQLSRHAVAVLPDETERIRRFVRGLNYTIRTAVFRPAREGASFQSIVGAAKEAELMEREEFGDPKRARASGQFSGTSFGGKGSYRGGGSFQRRGPVHASMPASEDGQTPRGSYSTGQSYQGSQQRQMSRGSYTSSAGSSQRFSHGKVCYTCGDPDHLSWQCTSQGRGGTQPSSSVLVRGSAPPVRGRGRAQASRGGRTPGRGASGAIVPQGGGRGVGQVGGGRGAQCYAFPGRPEAEASDAVITVELDPDLTFEEEPIAILDRQVRKLRTKEIASVKVQWKHRSVGEATWETEADMRARYPQLFEASGTSFYFMFEDEHDF